In a genomic window of Blattabacterium cuenoti:
- a CDS encoding acyl carrier protein, whose translation MSDIASKINALIVEKLSVEENEVTPTASFTNDLGADSLDIVELIMEFEKEFNINISDEIAEKITTVGEAVRAIENILMEKNVNKKKN comes from the coding sequence ATGTCTGATATTGCGTCTAAAATCAATGCTCTTATTGTAGAAAAATTAAGCGTAGAAGAAAATGAAGTTACTCCTACTGCTAGTTTTACAAATGATTTAGGAGCAGATTCACTAGATATAGTAGAACTTATTATGGAATTCGAGAAAGAATTTAACATAAATATTTCTGACGAAATAGCTGAAAAAATAACAACAGTAGGTGAAGCCGTGCGGGCTATTGAAAATATTTTGATGGAAAAAAATGTAAATAAGAAAAAAAACTGA
- the bamA gene encoding outer membrane protein assembly factor BamA, with protein sequence MHFQKVYSDSFSVNYDNHENFLSPNSHKEKKEKNISFIVREIHVIGKTKYDSFFISELSGISPGELVNIYGVKTDDAIKKLWKSNLFRKISIYKKNIGENEIDLFFELEDLEEIHEIKIKGIEKDHQVDNIIKKIKIGDKIPGYLIKNVENDIQEYYKKKGYYEIDIKNQIEKNYKNKNILCFYINKGKKIEIEEILFSGNKIIQNKELLDLMIETKKNFFFLFSKKPLFIKENIKEDLKNITYKYQSIGFIDVQVLLDSIWRNKTGNYGIKIKIIEGKKYYLGNVGILGNKKLETDFLKKIFSYKKGDVYNKIGIRNNIINYSDSILYAYLNLGYLFVNINLIEKKILNDQIDLEIQIDENKPVYINKIVILGNYRTKDHVIRRELKIFPDDLFSIKNVKYSLFQLENLNLFEKVYYEIKPNKKNGLVDIEWHVLEKNTNVLQFYGGFGGKNFRKIIGNFKLNIGNFSLGNVFKWNLWKPIPQGDGQKLIIHNQLGSDFSSYSLSFTEPWLEKNNSTSFTFKSQYSIKKVKNEEDLDFLPEVYKNTQISHEEKQFLKKIGISVDLNKSLSFLDPYSKVLTSIDYERFLYQKETSPKLYQKQRFNNLSYLTSLQRFSTEPDIIFPFQGTEIKFNSLFTLPYSIIFKNIKNEEWMEYFKLKIILFGYHKIIDNIVLKVGGEVGYLGQYNDTKELFSFQKFYMGGVPNSFPGSYDKDHITLRGYSYKDKKIKNSVGTIYNKLVLEIRFLIKNLSNLKIWTICFLEGGNVSNSYQEFNPLVMNKSFGFGFRLFWSPIGFLGFDFGYPINNDNITHVFDKSKWKTHLIVGKE encoded by the coding sequence ATGCACTTTCAAAAAGTTTATTCAGATTCATTTTCTGTGAATTATGATAATCATGAGAATTTTCTTTCTCCCAATTCCCATAAAGAAAAAAAAGAAAAAAATATTTCTTTTATTGTAAGAGAAATACATGTTATAGGAAAAACTAAATATGACAGTTTTTTTATTTCTGAATTATCAGGGATCTCTCCTGGAGAATTGGTCAATATTTATGGAGTAAAAACGGATGATGCTATAAAAAAATTATGGAAAAGTAATCTTTTTAGAAAAATATCCATTTATAAAAAAAATATAGGAGAAAATGAAATTGATTTATTCTTTGAATTAGAAGATTTAGAAGAAATTCATGAAATAAAGATAAAAGGAATTGAAAAGGATCATCAAGTTGATAACATTATAAAAAAAATAAAAATTGGAGATAAAATTCCCGGTTATTTAATTAAAAATGTAGAAAATGATATACAAGAATATTATAAAAAAAAAGGATATTATGAAATTGATATAAAAAATCAAATTGAGAAGAATTACAAAAATAAAAATATTTTATGTTTTTATATAAATAAAGGAAAAAAAATTGAAATAGAAGAAATATTATTTTCTGGAAATAAAATAATTCAAAATAAAGAATTACTTGATTTGATGATTGAAACTAAAAAAAATTTTTTTTTTCTATTTTCAAAAAAACCTCTTTTTATTAAAGAAAATATAAAAGAAGATTTAAAAAACATAACGTATAAATATCAATCTATAGGTTTTATTGATGTTCAAGTATTATTGGATTCTATATGGAGAAATAAAACCGGAAATTATGGAATTAAGATAAAAATTATAGAAGGAAAAAAATATTATTTAGGTAATGTTGGTATATTAGGAAATAAAAAATTAGAAACAGATTTTTTGAAAAAAATTTTTTCTTATAAAAAGGGAGACGTATATAATAAAATTGGTATTAGAAATAATATAATAAATTATTCTGATAGTATTCTTTATGCTTATTTAAATTTAGGTTATCTATTTGTTAACATAAATTTAATAGAGAAAAAGATTTTAAACGATCAAATAGATTTGGAAATTCAAATAGACGAAAATAAACCTGTCTATATAAATAAAATTGTTATATTAGGAAACTATAGAACTAAAGATCATGTCATTAGAAGAGAATTAAAAATTTTTCCGGATGATCTCTTTTCTATCAAAAACGTAAAATATAGTTTATTTCAATTGGAGAATTTGAATCTATTTGAAAAAGTATATTATGAAATTAAACCAAATAAAAAAAATGGATTAGTGGATATCGAATGGCATGTTTTAGAAAAAAATACTAATGTGTTACAATTTTATGGAGGTTTCGGAGGAAAAAATTTTAGAAAAATTATTGGAAATTTTAAATTAAATATTGGTAATTTTTCTCTTGGAAATGTTTTTAAGTGGAATTTATGGAAACCCATTCCTCAAGGAGATGGACAAAAATTGATTATTCATAATCAATTGGGATCCGATTTTTCATCTTATAGTCTTTCTTTTACAGAACCTTGGTTAGAAAAAAATAATTCTACTTCTTTCACTTTTAAAAGTCAATATTCAATAAAAAAAGTTAAAAATGAAGAGGACTTAGATTTCCTTCCTGAAGTATATAAAAATACTCAAATATCACATGAGGAAAAACAATTTTTAAAAAAAATAGGAATTTCTGTGGATTTGAATAAATCTTTATCTTTTTTAGATCCCTATTCTAAAGTTTTAACATCTATAGATTATGAAAGATTTCTTTATCAAAAAGAAACTTCACCTAAATTATATCAAAAACAGAGATTCAATAATCTTAGTTATTTAACTTCATTACAAAGATTTTCAACAGAACCAGACATTATTTTTCCATTTCAAGGAACAGAAATAAAGTTTAATAGTTTGTTTACTCTTCCATATTCCATAATTTTTAAAAATATTAAAAATGAAGAATGGATGGAGTATTTTAAACTGAAAATAATTTTATTTGGGTATCATAAAATTATAGATAATATAGTATTGAAAGTGGGAGGGGAAGTAGGTTACTTAGGACAGTATAATGATACAAAAGAATTATTTTCATTTCAAAAATTTTATATGGGTGGAGTACCTAATAGTTTTCCAGGATCATATGATAAGGATCATATTACATTAAGAGGATATTCTTATAAAGACAAAAAAATTAAAAATAGTGTAGGAACGATTTATAATAAACTTGTATTGGAAATACGTTTTTTAATTAAAAATTTATCTAACTTAAAAATTTGGACAATTTGTTTTTTAGAAGGAGGAAATGTAAGTAATTCTTACCAAGAATTTAATCCACTAGTTATGAATAAATCTTTTGGATTTGGATTTCGTTTATTTTGGTCTCCAATAGGTTTTTTAGGATTTGATTTTGGATATCCTATAAATAATGATAATATAACTCATGTTTTTGATAAATCAAAATGGAAAACACATTTGATAGTAGGGAAAGAATAA
- a CDS encoding isoprenyl transferase produces the protein MKKLLEKIDCNNIPNHIAIIMDGNGRWAKNRGKLRTFGHEKAIQSVIETLNGCEELGIPYITLYVFSLENWNRPKQEIDSLMKLFHTNLKIHLEQIHEKNVKIITIGELKKFSEIIQKELLFFMNKTKHNTSGTLILALSYSAREEILRATKNIAEKICNGLFSIKDINYSFFRNHLYTKDLPDVDLIIRTSGEQRISNFLLWQAAYAELYFTNILWPDFRKKDLFEAIIDYQKRKRRFGNVE, from the coding sequence ATGAAAAAATTGTTAGAAAAAATAGACTGTAATAACATACCTAATCATATAGCTATTATCATGGATGGAAATGGTCGTTGGGCTAAAAATAGAGGAAAATTGAGAACATTTGGTCATGAAAAAGCGATACAATCTGTTATAGAGACTTTAAATGGATGTGAAGAATTAGGCATCCCTTATATAACTTTGTATGTTTTTTCTTTAGAGAATTGGAATAGACCTAAACAAGAAATAGACAGTCTAATGAAGTTATTTCATACTAATTTAAAAATTCATTTAGAACAAATTCATGAAAAAAATGTAAAAATTATTACAATAGGAGAATTAAAAAAGTTTTCTGAAATAATTCAAAAAGAACTATTATTTTTCATGAATAAAACAAAACATAATACATCTGGAACTTTAATTTTAGCATTGAGTTATAGTGCTAGGGAAGAGATATTAAGAGCTACAAAAAATATTGCTGAAAAAATTTGTAATGGTCTTTTTTCAATAAAAGATATAAATTACTCTTTTTTTAGAAATCATTTATATACTAAAGATTTGCCAGATGTAGATTTAATTATTAGAACAAGTGGAGAACAACGAATTAGTAATTTTTTACTTTGGCAAGCTGCTTATGCTGAGTTATATTTTACAAATATTTTATGGCCTGATTTTAGAAAAAAAGATCTTTTTGAAGCTATAATAGATTATCAGAAAAGGAAACGTCGTTTTGGAAACGTAGAATAA
- the aroQ gene encoding type II 3-dehydroquinate dehydratase, with the protein MKKITIINGPNLNLLGIREPELYGYENFSDFLKKLKKKLSTSSIEINYYQNNSEGKIIDILHSVGFKSDGIILNAGAYTHTSIGIADAVKSISSPVIEVHISNIYSRESFRKKSFLSPVCNGTIFGFGFKSYELGIMSFCL; encoded by the coding sequence ATGAAAAAAATAACTATTATTAATGGTCCCAATTTAAATTTATTGGGAATAAGAGAACCTGAATTATATGGATACGAAAATTTCTCAGATTTTCTTAAGAAATTAAAAAAAAAACTATCTACTAGTAGTATAGAGATTAATTATTATCAAAATAATAGTGAAGGAAAAATTATAGATATTTTACATTCTGTAGGTTTTAAATCAGATGGAATTATTTTGAACGCAGGAGCCTATACTCATACTTCTATAGGAATTGCTGATGCCGTAAAATCTATTTCTTCCCCTGTAATAGAAGTTCATATTTCCAACATTTATTCCAGAGAATCTTTTAGAAAAAAATCCTTTCTTTCTCCTGTTTGTAATGGGACAATTTTTGGTTTTGGATTTAAATCGTATGAATTAGGAATAATGAGTTTTTGTTTATGA
- the fabF gene encoding beta-ketoacyl-ACP synthase II, with protein MYEHVEIKKVVITGIGSITPIGNTVEKYWDSLITGKNGCGPITYFDTKKYKTKFACELKNYDPNFFFNKKERRKLDPCAQYGIIASEEAIKNSGINFLKEKRERIGVIWSSGIGGLLNLEESISDYIHGGKYPRFSPFFIPKMLIDITAGFISMNYGLHGPNYATVSSCASSSNAIVDAYHLICLGKADIMITGGSEAAITQSGVGGFNALHALSTRNEDYKTASRPFDENRDGFVLGEGAGCLIIEEYKHAQERGANIYAEIGGVGMSGDAYHITTPHPEGKGIILAMKSAIKEAGIKSKEVDHINSHGTSTRLGDIAEIKAIKKVFHENIHDININSTKSMTGHLLGAAGAIEAIASILPLTKGIIPPTINMFHVDKNIDPKINLTPNKAVKKEVKISICNTFGFGGHNVCILFKKINVT; from the coding sequence ATGTATGAACATGTAGAAATCAAAAAAGTAGTGATTACTGGAATTGGTTCTATCACTCCTATAGGAAACACTGTAGAAAAATATTGGGATTCTCTTATAACTGGAAAAAACGGTTGTGGTCCTATTACTTATTTCGATACTAAAAAATATAAGACTAAATTTGCTTGTGAATTAAAAAATTATGATCCAAATTTTTTTTTCAATAAAAAAGAAAGACGAAAATTAGATCCTTGTGCTCAATATGGAATTATTGCTTCTGAAGAAGCAATAAAAAATAGTGGAATTAATTTTTTAAAAGAAAAAAGAGAAAGAATAGGAGTAATTTGGTCATCTGGAATTGGAGGTCTTCTTAACTTAGAAGAATCTATTTCAGATTATATACATGGAGGAAAATATCCCAGATTTAGTCCTTTTTTTATCCCAAAAATGCTTATCGATATTACTGCTGGTTTTATTTCTATGAATTATGGACTTCACGGTCCAAATTATGCAACGGTATCTTCCTGTGCTTCATCTTCTAATGCTATTGTAGATGCTTATCATCTAATATGTTTAGGAAAAGCTGATATAATGATAACTGGAGGATCTGAGGCTGCTATTACGCAAAGCGGAGTCGGAGGTTTTAATGCTTTACATGCACTATCTACTAGAAATGAAGATTATAAAACAGCATCAAGACCTTTTGATGAAAATAGAGATGGTTTTGTATTAGGAGAAGGAGCTGGATGTCTTATTATTGAAGAATACAAACATGCTCAGGAAAGAGGGGCTAATATATATGCTGAGATAGGAGGAGTGGGAATGTCTGGAGATGCTTACCATATTACAACACCTCATCCAGAAGGAAAAGGAATTATTTTAGCTATGAAATCAGCTATTAAAGAGGCTGGAATTAAATCTAAAGAAGTTGATCATATTAATTCTCATGGAACATCTACTAGATTAGGAGATATTGCGGAGATTAAAGCTATTAAAAAAGTATTTCATGAAAATATACATGATATCAATATTAATTCTACAAAATCTATGACTGGTCATTTACTAGGTGCTGCTGGAGCAATTGAAGCTATTGCTTCGATTCTTCCCTTAACAAAAGGAATAATCCCTCCAACCATAAATATGTTTCATGTAGATAAAAATATAGATCCAAAAATTAATTTAACTCCAAATAAAGCGGTAAAAAAAGAAGTAAAAATCAGCATATGCAACACTTTTGGTTTTGGAGGACATAATGTTTGTATTTTATTTAAAAAAATAAATGTTACCTGA
- a CDS encoding ribonuclease III family protein, producing MLPENNTFFEKFKKNDYSILVDRLIKILGFFPKNTKFLKEVFIYSFSTKKRNLNQNYSINFQRLEFLGDAVLNSIISHFLCEKFPKKKEGELTQIRSKIVCRRNLNEISRKLTIADIFSDQSIIFDNNILGNTLEALIGFIYLYRGYHSCENFVHKKILHPHVNVEKLQNEIFSYKVWIIEWSQKNKLSISFKTFRENKDQNKIIYLSVFTISEYEIQTKGRGSSKKKSEEMAAKEAYFIVQRKILKEK from the coding sequence ATGTTACCTGAAAATAATACTTTTTTTGAAAAATTTAAAAAAAATGATTATTCTATCTTAGTAGATAGACTGATAAAAATATTAGGATTTTTTCCAAAAAATACCAAATTTTTAAAGGAAGTATTCATATATAGTTTTTCTACGAAAAAAAGAAATTTAAATCAAAATTATTCCATTAATTTTCAAAGATTAGAATTTTTGGGAGATGCTGTATTAAATTCTATTATATCACATTTTTTATGTGAGAAATTTCCTAAAAAGAAAGAAGGAGAATTAACTCAAATACGGTCTAAAATCGTATGTAGAAGAAACTTAAATGAAATTTCTAGAAAATTAACTATTGCAGATATTTTTTCCGATCAATCTATAATATTTGATAATAATATACTGGGGAATACACTTGAGGCTTTGATAGGTTTTATTTACTTATATAGAGGATATCATAGTTGTGAAAATTTTGTACATAAAAAAATTTTACATCCTCATGTAAATGTTGAAAAATTACAAAATGAAATTTTTAGTTATAAAGTATGGATCATAGAATGGTCACAAAAAAATAAACTTTCTATAAGTTTTAAAACTTTTAGGGAAAATAAAGATCAAAATAAAATTATTTATTTATCTGTATTTACAATATCAGAATATGAAATTCAAACTAAAGGAAGAGGTTCTTCTAAAAAAAAATCAGAAGAAATGGCTGCCAAAGAAGCTTACTTTATTGTTCAAAGAAAAATACTTAAGGAAAAATAG
- a CDS encoding pseudouridine synthase, whose protein sequence is MHHKIRLNHYLSDAGISSRREADKLIQSGAIEVNGKPIFKLGTVIYTDDIVKYHGSKIKSKNKIYILLNKPKGFITSTRDQFNRKTVMNLIPYLPYRIFPVGRLDYSTTGVLLLTNDGYIAEKLTHPKYRVKKIYHVSLNKKIKNEDLDKIRKGKIYLKEGRIKVIFVNKKCDNKIEIGLYIGWNKVIKRIFKKLNYQVIRLDRINFGGLSKKNIKIGNWCFLKKKEIEYIMTANNKSK, encoded by the coding sequence ATGCACCATAAAATTAGATTAAACCATTACTTATCTGATGCAGGAATTTCTTCTAGAAGAGAAGCAGATAAATTAATTCAGTCTGGAGCTATAGAAGTCAATGGAAAACCCATTTTTAAATTAGGAACTGTAATTTATACAGATGATATTGTGAAATATCATGGATCAAAGATCAAATCTAAAAATAAAATTTATATATTACTTAATAAACCCAAAGGGTTTATTACTTCTACACGAGATCAATTTAATAGAAAAACAGTAATGAATTTGATTCCTTATTTACCTTATAGGATTTTTCCTGTTGGAAGATTAGATTATTCTACTACAGGAGTTTTACTCCTAACAAATGATGGATATATAGCTGAAAAATTGACTCATCCTAAATATCGGGTAAAAAAAATATATCACGTATCATTAAATAAAAAAATTAAAAACGAAGATTTAGATAAAATAAGAAAAGGAAAAATTTATCTAAAAGAAGGAAGAATAAAAGTCATTTTTGTAAATAAAAAATGTGATAATAAAATAGAAATAGGATTGTATATAGGATGGAATAAAGTCATTAAACGAATATTTAAAAAATTAAATTATCAAGTCATCCGATTAGATCGGATTAATTTCGGAGGATTATCAAAAAAAAATATTAAAATAGGAAATTGGTGTTTTTTGAAAAAAAAAGAAATAGAATATATTATGACTGCTAACAATAAAAGTAAATAA
- a CDS encoding phosphoenolpyruvate carboxykinase (ATP), with translation MTSFSLENYGILNSSYNWQLTPYELQKIIVQKKMGFETKSGALAITTGFFTGRSPEDRFIVKDSITEQKVWWDEKFNQSFDTEKFNDLYQKVVQYLSGKTLYIRDGYLCSDKRYQLNVRSISEYPWSDLFIHNLFLRFSNLKIISPDWLLFCVPGFQANPIEDGTRNKNFSILNFSKKIILIGGSGYTGEIKKSIFSVLNFILPIYKNVFPMHCAANVGKCNKDTALFFGLSGTGKTTISNDVNRNLIGDDEHGWTYDDIIFNFEGGCYAKILGISQKNEPMIYHAIRKGAMLENVIFDKKTREVDFLNDTITQNMRISYPIYFIKNIEKKLLSSNIKNIFFLTYDAFGVLPPISKLNRAQSYYYFLLGYTSKVAGTELNIKNPKATFSSCFGAPFMPLHPVKYTKMLMKKLDNTQINVWMINTGLISERTGCRIKLDDTRKIVQNALNGILSEVPYEKYPIFNFQIPKYCPGVFSNILNPKNLWKNKKIYQDQIKILAKKFIQHFNIYRQYTDENISSGEPILE, from the coding sequence ATGACTTCTTTTTCTCTAGAAAATTATGGAATATTGAATTCTTCATATAATTGGCAACTAACTCCTTACGAGTTACAAAAAATCATTGTTCAAAAAAAAATGGGTTTTGAAACAAAATCAGGTGCTTTAGCTATAACAACAGGTTTTTTTACCGGAAGATCTCCAGAAGATAGATTTATTGTAAAAGATAGCATTACAGAACAAAAAGTTTGGTGGGATGAAAAATTTAATCAATCTTTTGATACAGAAAAATTTAATGATTTATATCAAAAAGTAGTACAATATTTATCTGGAAAAACTTTGTATATCCGGGATGGATACCTTTGTTCCGATAAACGTTATCAATTAAATGTTCGTTCTATTAGTGAGTATCCATGGTCTGATCTATTTATTCATAATTTATTTTTAAGATTTTCAAACTTGAAAATAATTTCACCAGATTGGTTATTGTTTTGTGTTCCAGGATTTCAAGCAAATCCCATAGAAGATGGTACACGAAATAAAAACTTTTCTATATTAAATTTTTCCAAAAAAATAATCTTGATTGGAGGATCAGGATATACAGGAGAAATTAAAAAATCTATATTTTCTGTTTTAAATTTTATACTTCCTATATACAAAAATGTTTTTCCTATGCATTGTGCTGCAAATGTGGGGAAATGTAATAAAGATACAGCTCTTTTTTTTGGTTTATCGGGAACAGGAAAAACTACTATTTCTAATGATGTAAATAGAAATTTGATTGGAGATGATGAACACGGATGGACTTATGATGATATTATATTTAATTTTGAAGGAGGATGTTATGCTAAAATATTGGGTATTTCTCAAAAAAATGAACCTATGATTTATCATGCTATAAGAAAGGGTGCTATGTTGGAGAATGTAATTTTTGACAAAAAAACTAGAGAAGTAGATTTTTTAAACGACACCATTACTCAAAATATGAGGATAAGCTATCCTATTTATTTTATAAAAAATATCGAAAAAAAACTATTGTCTTCCAATATAAAAAATATTTTTTTTCTAACATATGACGCTTTTGGAGTTTTACCTCCTATATCTAAACTTAATAGAGCACAATCTTATTACTATTTTTTATTAGGATATACATCTAAAGTAGCTGGTACTGAACTAAATATTAAAAATCCAAAAGCTACTTTTTCTTCTTGTTTCGGAGCTCCGTTTATGCCCTTGCATCCTGTTAAATATACAAAAATGTTAATGAAAAAATTAGATAATACTCAAATCAATGTTTGGATGATTAATACTGGATTAATATCGGAAAGAACCGGATGTAGGATTAAATTAGATGATACACGTAAAATTGTACAAAATGCTTTAAATGGTATTTTATCAGAAGTTCCTTATGAAAAATATCCTATTTTTAATTTTCAAATTCCAAAATATTGTCCCGGTGTATTTTCTAATATTTTGAATCCAAAAAACTTATGGAAAAATAAAAAAATATATCAAGATCAAATTAAAATACTTGCTAAAAAATTTATTCAGCATTTTAATATATATAGACAATATACAGATGAAAATATTTCGTCAGGAGAACCTATTTTGGAATAA
- a CDS encoding alpha/beta fold hydrolase — translation MMCIFNFIENKDKKFPHIKKGKGHPLILLHGLMGGLSNFEALLDFFPKRGYQVIIPSLPLYNMPLFLTNIYNISKYVIRFLMEIRIKKATLIGNSLGGHIALIIAKKRIDLVHSVVLTGSSGLFEKAFGDAFPKRENYEYIRKKSQEVFYDPNIATKELVDEVFHIVNDKKKGIKILYIAKSAMKSNMSKDLSVIHQPICLIWGKQDHVTPPGVAKEFHRLLPHSELYWIDKCGHVPMMEHPKIFVNILEKWLSKFDFNHENYFCKI, via the coding sequence ATGATGTGCATATTCAATTTTATTGAAAATAAAGATAAAAAGTTTCCTCACATCAAAAAAGGAAAAGGTCACCCTTTAATCTTGCTTCATGGATTAATGGGAGGGTTAAGTAATTTCGAAGCTCTTTTGGATTTTTTTCCAAAAAGAGGTTATCAAGTTATCATTCCTTCATTACCTCTTTATAATATGCCATTATTTTTGACTAACATTTATAACATATCTAAATATGTAATTCGATTTTTAATGGAAATAAGAATTAAAAAAGCTACTTTAATAGGAAATTCTCTTGGTGGGCACATTGCTTTAATTATAGCAAAAAAAAGAATCGATTTAGTTCATTCTGTAGTTTTAACAGGAAGTTCAGGGTTATTTGAAAAAGCTTTTGGAGATGCTTTTCCTAAAAGGGAAAATTATGAATACATTAGAAAAAAATCACAAGAAGTATTTTATGATCCTAATATAGCTACAAAAGAACTAGTAGATGAAGTTTTTCATATTGTAAATGATAAAAAAAAAGGAATTAAAATTTTATATATCGCGAAAAGTGCAATGAAATCTAATATGTCTAAAGATTTATCTGTTATTCATCAACCTATTTGTTTAATTTGGGGAAAACAAGATCATGTTACTCCTCCAGGAGTTGCAAAAGAGTTTCATAGATTATTGCCTCATTCAGAATTATATTGGATAGATAAATGTGGTCATGTTCCAATGATGGAACACCCTAAAATATTTGTAAATATTTTAGAAAAATGGCTTTCCAAATTTGATTTTAACCATGAAAATTATTTCTGTAAAATTTAA
- the yihA gene encoding ribosome biogenesis GTP-binding protein YihA/YsxC, whose translation MKIISVKFKGSLKNISQFRLLTHNVPEHAFVGRSNVGKSSLINSITKKKIAKVSSYPGRTQSINYFLINHKWYLVDLPGYGFFSVKKLKERTQKLIRNFILNKKNNIFLFLLIDCRFFLQKKDLNFIKKLNNLKIHFCIVFTKMDKLKSFRLFDEKISFFLKEIKKNNIPVPTWFKVSAKKKHGINNLIRYIKKLNDFYFFHIHKQKLIIPNSYDLNPKPKIVPLQTGERKDFFLKDSLE comes from the coding sequence ATGAAAATTATTTCTGTAAAATTTAAAGGTAGTTTAAAAAATATTAGCCAATTTCGGTTATTGACTCATAATGTTCCTGAACATGCTTTTGTGGGACGTTCTAATGTTGGGAAATCTAGTTTAATAAATAGTATAACAAAAAAAAAAATAGCTAAAGTTTCTTCTTATCCTGGAAGAACACAATCTATCAATTATTTTTTAATAAATCATAAGTGGTATTTGGTAGATTTACCAGGTTATGGATTTTTTTCTGTAAAAAAATTAAAAGAAAGAACACAGAAATTAATTAGAAATTTTATTCTTAATAAAAAAAATAATATTTTTTTATTTTTGTTGATAGATTGTCGGTTTTTTTTACAAAAAAAAGATTTAAATTTTATAAAAAAATTAAATAATTTAAAAATCCATTTTTGCATTGTTTTTACGAAAATGGATAAACTAAAAAGTTTTAGACTTTTTGATGAAAAAATTTCATTTTTTCTTAAGGAAATAAAAAAAAATAATATTCCTGTACCTACATGGTTTAAAGTTTCTGCGAAAAAAAAACATGGTATCAATAATTTAATTCGATATATTAAAAAATTAAATGATTTTTATTTTTTTCATATTCATAAACAAAAACTCATTATTCCTAATTCATACGATTTAAATCCAAAACCAAAAATTGTCCCATTACAAACAGGAGAAAGAAAGGATTTTTTTCTAAAAGATTCTCTGGAATAA
- a CDS encoding NAD kinase — protein MRIAVYGQKFYEKNIPYLNQFIGYVYSHSIEVHIEKSFFHVLSSFEEFKNLNFPVFSHYKELKTKNFSLMFTFGGDGTILSAITFIRDSGIPIVGVNTGNLGFLATFNKDVFIKKIDQIFNKKFHIIPRSLLSLKTSIMDHKKFFNFALNEIVILRKEMVSMITIDAYINNEFLTSYWADGLIISTPTGSTGYSLSCGGPIISPENKNFVLTPVSPHNLFSRPLIISDHQKIYLKVHSRVKSYSLSMDTRLISLNQENELYIQKAPFYIYILQEEKNTYYKTLREKLLWGMDQRN, from the coding sequence ATGAGAATAGCCGTATATGGACAAAAATTTTACGAAAAAAATATACCATATTTGAATCAATTTATAGGTTATGTATATAGCCATTCTATAGAAGTCCATATTGAAAAATCTTTTTTTCACGTTCTATCTTCTTTTGAAGAATTTAAGAATTTAAATTTTCCGGTTTTTTCTCATTATAAAGAATTAAAAACTAAAAATTTTAGTTTAATGTTTACTTTTGGAGGAGATGGCACTATTTTATCCGCTATTACATTCATTAGAGATTCTGGTATTCCTATAGTTGGAGTAAATACAGGAAATTTAGGTTTTTTAGCAACTTTTAATAAAGATGTTTTCATAAAAAAAATAGATCAAATTTTTAATAAAAAGTTTCATATAATACCCAGAAGTTTATTATCATTAAAAACTTCTATAATGGATCATAAAAAATTTTTTAATTTTGCATTAAATGAAATCGTTATTCTTAGAAAAGAAATGGTTTCTATGATAACCATAGATGCTTATATAAATAATGAATTTTTAACTTCTTATTGGGCTGATGGATTGATTATTTCTACTCCTACCGGATCAACCGGATATTCTCTCAGTTGTGGTGGTCCCATTATTAGTCCTGAAAATAAAAATTTTGTTTTGACACCTGTATCTCCACATAATTTATTTTCACGTCCATTAATTATATCAGATCATCAAAAAATTTATTTAAAAGTACATAGTCGAGTAAAATCTTATTCTCTATCTATGGATACAAGATTAATTTCTTTAAATCAAGAAAATGAATTATATATTCAAAAAGCACCTTTCTATATATATATCCTTCAAGAAGAAAAAAATACATATTATAAAACGTTAAGAGAAAAACTTTTATGGGGAATGGATCAACGAAATTAA